From a single Saimiri boliviensis isolate mSaiBol1 chromosome 7, mSaiBol1.pri, whole genome shotgun sequence genomic region:
- the LOC101028637 gene encoding LOW QUALITY PROTEIN: WAS protein family homolog 6 (The sequence of the model RefSeq protein was modified relative to this genomic sequence to represent the inferred CDS: deleted 1 base in 1 codon) has product MVPLGPRLVLSTSCRPHATLMLTAKPLPEGWPSRSAVRSRRCAGVGSSPSFCDLLHGKISQRVEQSRRQVQAIGEKVSLAQAKIEKIKGSKKAIKVFSSAKYPAPERLQEYGSIFTGAQDPGLQRRPRHRIQSKHRTLDERALQEKLKYFPVCVSAKAEPEDDAEEGLGGLPSNVSSVSSLLLFNTTENLYKKYVFLDPLAGAVTKTHVMLGVETEEKLFDAPLSISKREQLEQQVPENYFYVPDLGQVPEIDVPSYLPDLPGIANDLTYSADLGPGIAPSAPGTIPELPTFHTEVAEPLQPDLEDGVLTAPPQPPPPPPAPEVLASAPPLPPSAVAPVGPGARQDDGSGAPPSVQGAPREVVDPSGGRATLLESIRQAGGIGKAKLRSVKERKLEKKQQKEQEQVRATSQGGDLMSDLFNKLVMRRKGISGKGPGAGEGPGRAFARVSDSIPPLPPPQQPQAEEDEDDWES; this is encoded by the exons ATGGTGCCCTTGGGCCCCAGGTTGGTCCTCAGCACGTCCTGCAGACCCCACGCCACGCTAATGTTGACTGCCA AGCCCTTGCCTGAGGGCTGGCCTAGCAGGTCTGCTGTTAGGAGCAGGAGGTGTGCAGGGGTAGGGAGCAGTCCCAGCTTCTGTGATCTTCTCCATGGCAAGATCTCCCAGCGGGTAGAGCAGAGCCGGAGGCAGGTGCAGGCCATCGGGGAGAAGGTCTCCTTGGCCCAGGCCAAGATTGAGAAGATCAAGGGCAGCAAGAAGGCCATCAAG GTGTTCTCCAGTGCCAAGTACCCTGCTCCAGAGCGCCTGCAGGAATATGGCTCCATCTTCACAGGTGCCCAGGACCCTGGCCTGCAGAGACGACCCCGCCACAGGATCCAGAGCAAGCACCGCACCCTGGACGAGCGGGCCCTGCAG GAGAAACTGAAGTACTTTCCTGTGTGCGTGAGTGCCAAGGCGGAGCCCGAGGATGACGCAGAGGAGGGACTTGGGGGTCTTCCCAGCAACGTCAGCTCTGTCAGCTCCTTGCTGCTCTTCAACACCACCGAGAACTT GTACAAGAAGTATGTCTTCCTGGACCCCCTGGCTGGTGCTGTAACAAAGACCCACGTGATGCTGGGGGTGGAGACGGAGGAGAAGCTGTTTGATGCCCCCTTGTCCATCAGCAAGAGAGAGCAGCTGGAGCAGCAG GTTCCAGAGAACTACTTCTATGTGCCAGACCTGGGCCAAGTACCTGAGATTGATGTGCCATCCTACCTGCCCGACCTGCCCGGCATTGCCAACGACCTCACGTACAGTGCCGACCTGGGCCCTGGCATTGCCCCCTCTGCCCCTGGCACCATTCCAGAACTGCCAACCTTCCACACTGAGGTAGCTGAGCCTCTCCAGCCAG ACCTAGAAGATGGGGTGCTCACAGCACCCCCACAgcccccaccacctcccccagctcCTGAGGTGCTGGCCAGtgcacccccactcccaccctcagCCGTGGCC CCCGTAGGCCCGGGCGCCAGGCAGGACGACGGCAGCGGCGCGCCTCCTTCAG TCCAGGGAGCTCCCAGGGAAGTGGTCGACCCCTCTGGCGGCCGGGCCACTCTGCTAGAGTCCATTCGCCAAGCTGGGGGCATCGGCAAGGCCAAGCTGCGCAGCGTGAAGGAGCGAAAGCTGGAGAAGAAGCAGCAGAAGGAGCAGGAGCAAG TGAGAGCCACGAGCCAAGGTGGGGACTTGATGTCCGATCTCTTCAACAAGCTGGTCATGAGGCGCAAGG GCATCTCTGGGAAAGGACCCGGGGCTGGTGAGGGACCCGGAAGAGCCTTCGCCCGCGTGTCGGACTCCATCCCTCCTCTGCCACCACCACAGCAGCCCCAGGCAGAGGAGGATGAGGACGACTGGGAATCCTAG